In Erpetoichthys calabaricus chromosome 4, fErpCal1.3, whole genome shotgun sequence, one genomic interval encodes:
- the LOC127527596 gene encoding olfactory receptor 1468-like codes for MSNTTIIVSEFILQCAIESNQKTITISVLTFIYFLSMFGNLLVIVVIILKPQLHAPMYIYIGTLAVIDIANSSILIPKMLSVLLLGSPVVSYAACVLQMFLIGHVQEMESFLLAFMAVDRYIAVIYPLQYASIITNKKIGMGILVSNICGAIFISPILIFIGELSFCRTNIIPFCFCDYSTMVRISCNEDPKYFSSMSASVVITGVFPMTLILISYTRITMEAVRISSEGGKSKIFNTCATHLLVVGLFYGPVTLVFILPSAGVKMTTETYNVMYILGNVLPPMMNPIIYSFRNKEIKKGIHGLFTFKR; via the coding sequence ATGAGTAATACCACCATCATCGTCTCAGAATTTATACTGCAATGTGCCATTGAATCAAACCAGAAGACCATTACAATTTCTGTTCTCACATTCATCTACTTCTTATCCATGTTTGGAAATCTTCTGGTGATTGTGGTCATAATCCTAAAACCTCAACTCCATGCTCCAATGTACATTTACATTGGCACCTTGGCAGTGATAGACATAGCAAACAGCTCAATTCTCATCCCAAAGATGCTGTCTGTCCTTCTGCTCGGCTCTCCAGTGGTTTCTTATGCAGCCTGTGTATTGCAGATGTTTCTAATTGGTCACGTTCAGGAGATGGAGTCCTTCCTTCTAGCTTTTATGGCCGTTGATCGCTACATAGCTGTTATTTACCCTTTGCAATACGCTTCAATCATTACCAATAAAAAAATTGGCATGGGTATCTTAGTGTCAAATATTTGTGGCGCAATTTTCATCTCTCCTATCCTCATTTTTATTGGTGAGCTTTCTTTTTGTCGCACCAATATCATTCCTTTCTGTTTCTGTGACTATAGTACAATGGTCCGTATATCATGTAATGAAGATCCTAAATACTTTTCATCCATGTCGGCTTCTGTGGTTATCACCGGTGTCTTCCCAATGACGTTAATTCTCATCTCCTATACTCGTATTACTATGGAAGCCGTGAGGATTTCTTCAGAAGGTGGGAAAAGTAAGATTTTCAACACTTGTGCCACCCACCTGCTTGTGGTCGGACTCTTTTATGGTCCAGTTACATTGGTTTTTATATTGCCTAGTGCAGGAGTGAAGATGACCACAGAAACTTACAATGTTATGTATATTCTTGGAAATGTACTACCGCCTATGATGAACCCC